In a genomic window of Borrelia maritima:
- the rimP gene encoding ribosome maturation factor RimP encodes MIKCFDKNNEVYNLIKNLTERLNVEILEVNIFRNKNSGKIQIVLYSKNFSLGIDLLADLHKIILLVLEASLKYSFTLELSTPGIDRKIKSDREFQIFEGKKIKLMLDNEFEEGLILESKSKSFIFKTDSKEIDVFYSDVKKARLV; translated from the coding sequence TTGATTAAATGTTTTGATAAAAACAATGAAGTTTATAATTTGATAAAAAATTTAACAGAACGTTTAAATGTTGAAATATTAGAAGTTAATATCTTTAGAAATAAAAATAGTGGGAAAATTCAAATAGTTCTTTATAGTAAAAATTTTTCTTTAGGTATTGATTTACTAGCTGATTTGCATAAGATAATTTTATTAGTTTTGGAAGCGAGTCTTAAATATAGTTTTACTTTGGAACTTTCCACTCCAGGGATAGATAGAAAAATAAAAAGTGACAGAGAGTTTCAAATTTTTGAAGGTAAAAAAATTAAATTAATGCTAGATAATGAATTTGAAGAGGGTTTAATATTGGAATCGAAATCAAAAAGTTTTATTTTTAAAACAGATAGCAAAGAAATAGATGTTTTTTATAGTGATGTTAAGAAGGCCAGATTAGTTTAA
- the mutS gene encoding DNA mismatch repair protein MutS yields the protein MEKNVTPMMRQYLDIKKKYKDAILFFRVGSFYEMFFDDAIEASKLLNLTLTKRENVPMCGVPYHASKEYIRKLILFDKKVAICEQASNLTSGGPLEREVVEVITPGVIIDEDFLNDDVNNYLVAISDYKNYYSFSYIDLSTSSLGIIFYENSFFEKLKRDLEKYSPKEIIVSENFYYEYLEKLNLNRFLINKIPTWHLDKDIAIKTIKEHFNILRLSSLGFDEEKPYYISIFLIINHIKNNLKNLLINIDKIDINNDSSYMFLDDVTQVNLELVKNNNDFSSQYSLYSVLNDCKTAMGKRLLREFILNPILNIPEINTRLDHVEFFCKNIGLTVTLRETFINIWDIERIVSRIQMKRYIKKDFLFIEKALSSFFLVKKLFDKHNFDYWNFDKFEEDSISKVYFLINSAISSASDELIKRGYDLKLDSLKDLKLNASKYIDEYLESEKLLSKINNLKIRKTNNRGLFFEVTKSNYAQVPSHFKESQTLNSSKRYKTEKLISLEMEINNAEDNLATFEQEIFDKIASNVVKHNKVLKKVAEFFAYIDLVVNFGYLAKKNEYKRPILTSGKEIFLDQSRHPVVERYVKNTEMFTENFVRINKERYFGLITGPNMAGKSTYLRQVALITLMAHIGSFVPASKAVIGITDKIFCRIGASDNIAKGESTFLVEMNETANILRNATEKSLIIMDEVGRGTSTNDGLAIAYSIIEYILEYIKARSLFATHFHELSSINHEAFINLSMKIEKQGNDLVFLREVEEKPSLNSYGIYVARIAGLPLKVIDRASVILESLLNQKSNSCLEFFPYISSDSCDKEILESSIDDNVKLNGINEYLELKNFISNININNITPFQSMELLNQIILKVGSQSS from the coding sequence ATGGAAAAAAATGTTACTCCAATGATGAGGCAGTACTTAGATATTAAGAAAAAGTATAAAGATGCCATTCTTTTTTTCAGAGTAGGAAGTTTTTATGAAATGTTTTTTGATGATGCAATTGAGGCTAGCAAACTTCTTAATTTAACATTGACAAAAAGAGAAAATGTCCCAATGTGTGGAGTGCCTTATCATGCTAGTAAGGAATATATAAGAAAATTAATTTTATTTGATAAAAAGGTTGCAATTTGTGAGCAGGCTTCCAATCTTACTTCTGGGGGACCTTTAGAAAGAGAGGTTGTTGAGGTAATAACCCCAGGTGTTATTATTGATGAAGATTTTTTAAATGACGATGTTAATAACTATTTAGTTGCCATTAGTGATTATAAAAATTATTATTCGTTTTCTTATATAGATTTATCTACTTCTAGTCTTGGAATAATATTTTATGAGAATAGCTTTTTTGAAAAGCTTAAAAGGGATCTTGAGAAATACTCTCCTAAAGAAATAATAGTTTCTGAAAACTTTTATTATGAATACCTAGAGAAGCTTAATCTTAATCGTTTTTTAATCAACAAAATTCCCACCTGGCATCTTGATAAAGATATTGCAATAAAAACAATAAAGGAGCATTTTAACATACTTAGATTAAGTTCTCTTGGATTTGATGAGGAGAAACCCTACTACATTTCAATTTTTCTTATTATAAATCATATAAAAAATAATTTGAAAAATTTATTAATCAATATTGATAAAATAGATATTAATAACGATTCTTCGTACATGTTTCTTGATGACGTAACTCAAGTGAATCTTGAACTTGTAAAGAATAACAATGATTTTTCTTCTCAATATTCATTATATTCTGTGTTAAATGATTGCAAAACTGCAATGGGAAAAAGACTTTTAAGAGAATTTATTTTAAATCCAATTTTAAATATTCCTGAGATTAATACTAGATTAGATCATGTTGAATTTTTTTGTAAAAATATTGGCTTAACTGTGACTTTAAGAGAAACTTTTATTAATATATGGGATATTGAGAGAATAGTATCTAGGATTCAGATGAAAAGATATATTAAAAAAGATTTTTTATTTATTGAAAAAGCCCTTTCTTCGTTTTTTTTGGTCAAAAAGCTATTTGATAAGCATAATTTTGATTATTGGAATTTTGATAAGTTTGAAGAGGATAGCATTTCTAAAGTTTATTTTTTAATAAATAGTGCAATTTCAAGTGCATCTGATGAGCTTATTAAAAGAGGGTACGATTTAAAGCTTGATAGTTTAAAAGATTTAAAGCTTAATGCAAGTAAATATATTGACGAATATCTTGAATCAGAGAAACTGCTTAGCAAAATTAATAATTTAAAGATTAGGAAAACTAATAATAGAGGATTATTCTTTGAAGTTACAAAGAGTAATTATGCTCAAGTGCCATCTCATTTTAAAGAAAGTCAAACTTTAAATTCTTCAAAAAGATATAAAACAGAAAAGCTTATTTCTCTTGAAATGGAGATTAATAATGCTGAAGACAATTTAGCTACTTTTGAGCAAGAAATTTTTGATAAAATAGCATCAAATGTTGTTAAGCATAATAAGGTGCTTAAGAAGGTTGCAGAATTTTTTGCATATATTGATTTAGTTGTTAATTTTGGTTATTTAGCTAAAAAAAATGAATATAAAAGACCTATTTTAACATCCGGTAAAGAAATTTTTCTTGACCAGTCTCGGCATCCTGTTGTTGAGCGTTATGTTAAAAATACTGAAATGTTTACTGAAAATTTTGTAAGAATTAATAAAGAAAGGTATTTTGGTTTAATTACTGGCCCAAATATGGCAGGTAAGTCAACTTATTTGCGTCAGGTGGCTTTAATTACTTTAATGGCACATATAGGTTCTTTTGTTCCAGCCTCTAAAGCTGTAATAGGTATTACAGATAAAATTTTTTGCAGAATTGGAGCAAGTGATAATATTGCAAAAGGGGAATCTACTTTTTTGGTTGAAATGAACGAAACAGCTAATATTTTAAGAAATGCAACAGAAAAGAGTTTGATAATTATGGATGAGGTTGGAAGAGGTACTAGTACAAATGATGGGCTTGCTATTGCTTACTCTATTATAGAATATATTTTAGAATATATTAAAGCTAGAAGTTTGTTTGCAACACATTTTCATGAGCTTTCTTCTATTAATCATGAGGCTTTTATTAATCTTTCAATGAAGATTGAAAAGCAAGGCAATGATCTTGTTTTCTTAAGAGAAGTTGAAGAAAAACCGTCTCTTAATTCTTACGGGATTTACGTTGCTCGCATAGCGGGACTTCCTTTAAAGGTAATAGATAGAGCTAGTGTTATTTTAGAAAGCTTATTAAATCAAAAGAGTAACTCTTGTTTAGAATTTTTTCCCTATATTTCTTCTGATAGTTGTGATAAAGAAATCTTGGAAAGTAGCATCGATGATAATGTTAAATTAAATGGAATAAATGAGTATTTAGAGTTAAAAAATTTTATTTCTAATATAAATATCAATAATATTACTCCTTTTCAATCAATGGAGCTGTTAAATCAAATTATTTTAAAAGTTGGTTCTCAGTCCAGCTAG